A stretch of Salarias fasciatus chromosome 23, fSalaFa1.1, whole genome shotgun sequence DNA encodes these proteins:
- the rgs5a gene encoding regulator of G-protein signaling 5a — protein sequence MCKGLAALPQTCLERAKEIKSKLGVLLQKPENAIDLIIPYPEKTEKKPEKLQKPTPEEAAQWRESLDKVLNNSYGLAAFHSFLQSEFSDENVEFWMACEDFKKTKNPVKMSSKAKKIYEDFIQSEGPREVNIDHFTKDVTLRNLVDLSPTTFDLAQKRIFALMEKDSFGRFLRSDQYQELLVN from the exons ATGTGTAAAGGATTAGCTGCCTTACCTCAAACCTGCCTGGAAAG GGCCAAGGAGATCAAGTCGAAACTGGGAGTTTTGCTGCAGAAGCCCGAGAATGCCATCGACCTCATCATCCCCTACCCCGAGAAGACCGAGAAGAAGCCGGAGAAGCTGCAGAA GCCGACTCCCGAAGAGGCTGCTCAGTGGCGCGAGAGTCTGGATAAAGTCTTGAACAACAGCT ATGGGCTGGCTGCGTTCCACAGCTTCCTGCAGTCTGAGTTCAGCGATGAGAACGTTGAATTCTGGATGGCCTGTGAGGACTTCAAGAAAACCAAGAACCCAGTGAAGATGTCCTCCAAGGCCAAGAAGATCTACGAAGACTTCATCCAGTCTGAGGGGCCCAGAGAG GTCAACATTGACCACTTCACCAAGGATGTGACCCTGAGGAACCTGGTGGATCTGTCCCCCACCACCTTCGACCTGGCACAGAAGAGGATCTTCGCCCTCATGGAGAAGGACTCCTTCGGCCGTTTCCTCCGGTCTGACCAGTACCAGGAGCTCCTGGTCAACTAA